In Oncorhynchus clarkii lewisi isolate Uvic-CL-2024 chromosome 24, UVic_Ocla_1.0, whole genome shotgun sequence, one DNA window encodes the following:
- the LOC139382549 gene encoding signal recognition particle receptor subunit beta-like has product MATEPGINMEAKIDAGENPFEPYLDALKMVLEDPDPIFMIGIVVSLAVVVITVVLLKYLLSRKTVQSAVLLVGLCDSGKTLLFSRLLSGKFKKTQTSITDSSAPYKAKNERGSSWILIDLPGHDSLRPQYVEKFKSAARAMVFVVDSAIFQKEVRDVAEFLYFLLTDSVVSRNVPSLIVACNKQDITMAKSAKLIRQQLEKEMNTLRVTRSAALSAQDGSAGASVHLGKKGKDFEFSQLPMKVEFLECSARGSKGEDGEADIASLEKSLALL; this is encoded by the exons ATGGCTACAGAGCCCGGCATCAATATGGAGGCGAAAATAGACGCGGGAGAAAATCCTTTTGAACCTTATTTAGACGCTTTAAAGATGGTGTTAGAAGACCCTGACCCCATATTTATGATCGGAATTGTTGTTTCTTTGGCTGTTGTTGTCATCACTGTTG TGTTGTTGAAGTACTTACTAAGCAGAAAAACTGTCCAAAGTGCTGTGTTGCTGGTCGGTCTCTGCGATTCTGGAAAGACCCTCCTCTTTAGTCGA TTGTTGTCAGGAAAGTTCAAGAAAACCCAGACCTCCATCACGGACAGCAGTGCCCCTTACAAAGCCAAGAACGAGAGG GGCAGCAGCTGGATCCTGATCGACCTACCTGGACATGACAGTCTTCGGCCTCAGTATGTGGAGAAATTCAAGTCCGCTGCCAG AGCCATGGTGTTTGTGGTGGACAGTGCCATCTTCCAGAAGGAAGTGAGAGACGTGGCTGAGttcctgtacttcctgttgaCTGACAGTGTAGTGTCCAGGAATGTCCCCTCTCTGATAGTGGCCTGCAACAAGCAAG ATATCACCATGGCAAAATCTGCTAAGCTGATTCGTCAGCAGCTGGAGAAAGAGAT GAACACACTGAGAGTGACACGGTCTGCGGCTCTGAGCGCCCAGGACGGGTCAGCGGGGGCCAGCGTGCACCTGGGAAAGAAAGGCAAGGACTTTGAGTTCAGCCAGCTGCCCATGAAGGTGGAGTTCCTGGAGTGCAGCGCCCGAGGCAGCAAGGGGGAGGACGGGGAGGCGGACATCGCCAGCCTCGAGAAGAGCCTGGCCCTGCTGTGA